Proteins encoded by one window of Cuniculiplasma divulgatum:
- the hemB gene encoding porphobilinogen synthase has product MFPEYRPRRLRANPLLRSLTGETKISLDRLIMPVFIDENLTEPQEIPSLPSIFTQTLDSVDEYAKHLKKIGVNTVLLFGIPEKKDSEGSQSFADDGVIQRSIKSFRNNDLLVVTDLCMCEYTDHGHCGILRGKEVWNDKTLDYYGKIAVSQAEAGSNIIAPSGMMDGQVKKIRNELDGNGFENIPIMAYSAKYASSLYGPFRDAAKSTPSFGDRKTYQMDPANINEAMREIELDIEEGADIIMVKPSLFYMDVIREASTIFNRPLAAYGVSGEYNMIINAVKNGFISESAINEYVTSVFRAGADIFITYFAESLAEGMKGKI; this is encoded by the coding sequence ATGTTTCCAGAGTACAGACCAAGAAGACTAAGGGCTAATCCACTTTTAAGAAGCCTGACAGGTGAGACAAAAATAAGCCTCGATAGATTAATCATGCCAGTTTTTATAGATGAGAATTTAACTGAACCGCAAGAAATACCAAGCTTACCCAGTATATTCACACAGACACTCGATAGTGTTGATGAATATGCAAAACATTTGAAAAAAATTGGTGTAAACACGGTGCTCTTATTTGGTATTCCAGAAAAAAAGGATAGCGAGGGATCTCAGTCATTCGCCGATGATGGTGTTATACAGAGAAGTATTAAGTCATTTAGAAATAATGATCTCCTTGTAGTTACTGATCTTTGCATGTGTGAATATACAGATCACGGCCATTGTGGTATATTGAGAGGAAAAGAAGTATGGAATGATAAAACTCTTGACTACTATGGTAAAATTGCAGTGAGTCAGGCAGAGGCGGGATCAAATATTATTGCACCAAGTGGAATGATGGACGGTCAGGTAAAAAAAATTAGAAATGAACTGGATGGAAATGGTTTTGAAAATATTCCAATAATGGCATACTCTGCCAAGTATGCGTCCTCATTATACGGTCCCTTCAGGGACGCTGCAAAGTCCACACCATCTTTTGGAGACAGAAAAACATATCAAATGGACCCAGCAAATATAAATGAAGCAATGAGGGAAATTGAACTTGATATAGAAGAGGGGGCAGACATTATCATGGTTAAACCTTCATTATTCTATATGGATGTGATCAGAGAAGCTTCAACCATATTCAATAGACCACTGGCTGCATATGGTGTAAGTGGCGAATATAACATGATAATTAATGCCGTGAAAAATGGGTTCATATCTGAATCAGCCATAAATGAATATGTCACTTCGGTATTCAGGGCTGGAGCGGATATCTTCATTACTTATTTTGCAGAATCACTGGCAGAAGGGATGAAGGGAAAGATTTAA
- the gvpD gene encoding gas vesicle protein GvpD P-loop domain-containing protein gives MEDPFEVFKDFFNQKFGKSLIIKGRPGTGKTTFSLELASRLYENQPIHFLSSRFNDEPLKDAFPFIDQISYRINKENFSYTEDFKYVSTESLKKLEKLLEEKNLNSDFTGSSGLIFDIKEVIPELNAIYTFVEKNFELGPVVILDSIEAIAQKYSIDETTLFSILQNDLVEKSGAGLIVVLESTQNDKLEYFSDGVISLSMEIDRNYMIRYMRIEKLRGLSLGSTPFFSYSLLNGRFTLFPIISVSYPTHKIPMLSDNEESKDSVDMGVSAISKVLPMNKRTVDIGSLVLIHRMEISDRTDIAVNLIKNSLVRRTISEGRGVIDVSSSSYESAKIFSLTMEPEQLKHYITAEKTKRTNPSVINLEGAKMTEDFTSEAIEYFTGSSKRPNVYIFSTDFLNFTYGENFIGDFLTILNEIRLTGTVFMICDEDFYKKLSHHATFSLHIRDKDGFIFLNSGGNKHFSVQSLVDQSGWPSYDLIESV, from the coding sequence ATGGAAGATCCATTTGAAGTGTTTAAGGATTTCTTTAACCAAAAATTTGGGAAGTCACTTATAATAAAAGGAAGACCCGGTACGGGTAAGACAACATTCAGTCTGGAGTTAGCATCTCGCCTATATGAGAATCAACCGATACATTTTCTTTCCTCAAGATTTAACGACGAACCTTTAAAGGATGCTTTTCCATTTATAGACCAGATTTCCTATAGAATCAATAAAGAAAATTTTTCGTATACTGAAGATTTTAAATATGTCAGCACAGAATCTCTTAAGAAACTTGAAAAACTTCTTGAAGAAAAGAATCTGAACTCTGATTTCACAGGTTCCAGTGGGTTAATATTTGATATAAAAGAGGTAATCCCTGAGCTAAACGCCATTTATACATTTGTAGAAAAAAATTTTGAACTTGGTCCGGTTGTAATTCTGGATTCAATCGAGGCTATTGCTCAGAAATACAGCATTGATGAGACTACACTTTTCAGTATATTGCAGAATGATCTGGTTGAAAAGAGTGGTGCAGGACTTATAGTTGTTCTCGAATCAACACAAAATGATAAATTAGAATATTTCTCAGATGGAGTTATCAGCCTCAGCATGGAGATAGATAGAAATTACATGATAAGATACATGAGGATTGAAAAACTAAGAGGCCTGTCCCTTGGTTCTACTCCTTTCTTTTCATATTCACTCCTGAATGGAAGATTTACCCTTTTTCCAATAATATCTGTTTCGTACCCTACGCATAAAATCCCCATGCTTTCTGATAACGAAGAGAGCAAGGATTCTGTGGACATGGGTGTTTCTGCAATTTCAAAGGTGCTTCCAATGAATAAAAGAACAGTTGATATTGGTTCTCTTGTACTGATTCATCGAATGGAAATATCTGACAGAACAGACATTGCAGTAAATCTGATTAAAAATTCTCTTGTTAGGAGAACCATCTCAGAGGGGAGAGGAGTAATAGATGTATCCTCAAGCAGTTATGAGTCTGCAAAAATATTCAGTTTAACCATGGAACCAGAACAGCTGAAACATTATATAACTGCAGAAAAAACAAAAAGAACAAATCCCTCCGTGATAAACCTTGAAGGGGCGAAAATGACAGAGGATTTCACCAGTGAGGCAATTGAGTATTTTACAGGTTCGTCTAAAAGACCCAACGTATACATTTTTTCCACAGATTTCCTCAACTTTACTTATGGCGAAAATTTCATAGGAGATTTTCTAACCATATTGAATGAAATACGTCTTACGGGAACTGTGTTCATGATATGCGATGAAGATTTTTACAAAAAACTGAGTCACCATGCAACTTTCTCCTTACACATCCGTGATAAGGATGGATTTATCTTCCTCAATTCTGGTGGCAACAAGCACTTTTCTGTGCAATCTCTGGTTGATCAGAGCGGATGGCCATCATATGATCTCATAGAGTCTGTCTGA
- the mdh gene encoding malate dehydrogenase — translation MRSKISVIGAGNVGATVAQFIALKDLGDVYLFDVVDGVPEGKALDMMEGTPHWGTDLNIKGFTTVDPKNYENMKGSDVIVITAGLARKPGMSRDDLLAKNIAIIADVAKNVKKYSPESVIVIVSNPADTMAYAFQKVSGIEPKKIIGLGGSLDSSRFRTFLAMELKASVQDVNAFVIGGHGDDMVPFIRYSSVGGIPITDLLSKEKIDEIVKRTRFGGGEIVDYLKTGSAYYAPGIAITAMVESIIKDRRRMIPCAAFVDEKTSKHYSAQGLFIGLPILIGKNGVERIFDINFTAEEKELWNKTVASVKGNAEKVDQFLTKQ, via the coding sequence ATGAGATCTAAAATATCCGTAATAGGAGCAGGAAATGTTGGAGCTACAGTTGCACAGTTTATTGCACTTAAGGACCTTGGAGATGTATATTTGTTTGATGTTGTTGATGGAGTTCCAGAAGGGAAAGCACTTGATATGATGGAAGGAACACCACACTGGGGTACAGATTTGAACATTAAGGGATTCACAACAGTTGATCCGAAGAATTACGAGAATATGAAGGGTTCTGACGTTATTGTTATAACTGCTGGTCTTGCAAGAAAACCAGGAATGAGCAGAGATGATCTGCTAGCCAAAAACATAGCCATAATAGCCGATGTTGCAAAAAATGTAAAGAAATATTCTCCAGAATCAGTAATTGTAATCGTATCAAACCCGGCTGATACAATGGCATATGCTTTTCAAAAGGTTAGTGGAATAGAACCAAAGAAAATTATAGGCTTAGGTGGTTCACTTGACAGTTCAAGATTCAGGACATTCCTCGCAATGGAACTTAAAGCCTCAGTTCAGGATGTAAATGCATTTGTCATAGGTGGTCATGGTGATGATATGGTACCATTTATCAGGTATTCTTCTGTTGGAGGCATTCCCATAACAGATCTTCTCAGTAAGGAAAAAATAGATGAAATAGTAAAAAGGACGAGATTTGGTGGAGGAGAAATAGTAGATTACCTTAAGACAGGAAGCGCCTACTACGCGCCTGGTATAGCAATAACAGCAATGGTAGAATCAATAATAAAAGACAGAAGAAGAATGATACCATGTGCCGCGTTTGTGGATGAGAAAACATCAAAGCACTATTCAGCACAGGGACTATTTATTGGACTTCCAATACTTATAGGAAAAAATGGAGTGGAGAGAATCTTTGATATTAACTTCACAGCAGAGGAAAAGGAGCTTTGGAACAAAACAGTTGCCTCAGTAAAAGGTAACGCAGAAAAAGTAGATCAGTTCCTAACAAAACAATAA
- the queC gene encoding 7-cyano-7-deazaguanine synthase QueC: MKDQDRKLRGVRKLDNAIILMSGGLDSTTVLSFAKKNGYNITGLSFDYGQRHRRELESSKKIADFYGIQRIVFKIDLRQIGGSSLTGDEAVEIGKLERKEIPNTYVPGRNILFLSIAAAYSELLDARTIMMGVNSVDYSGYPDCRPNFISSMEQSLQHGLDRSDLKIMAPLQYLNKGEIITMGIKNNAPYELTYSCYNGREKACGRCDSCLLRLRGFMDAGEIDPTPYETYPDFYIDYLRNLKKYKK; encoded by the coding sequence ATGAAGGACCAGGACAGAAAGCTTCGTGGAGTGAGAAAATTGGATAACGCAATAATATTGATGTCAGGAGGGCTGGATTCTACAACGGTCTTATCATTCGCAAAGAAAAATGGGTATAATATCACTGGACTCAGCTTTGATTACGGTCAGAGGCATAGAAGGGAGCTGGAATCCTCAAAGAAAATTGCTGATTTTTACGGCATTCAAAGAATTGTATTCAAGATAGATCTGAGGCAGATAGGGGGTAGTTCACTTACGGGTGATGAGGCAGTAGAAATTGGTAAGCTTGAAAGAAAAGAGATTCCCAATACCTATGTTCCTGGCAGGAATATACTATTCCTATCAATAGCGGCTGCATACTCAGAATTACTGGATGCCAGAACAATTATGATGGGAGTCAACTCAGTAGATTATTCAGGTTATCCGGACTGCAGACCAAATTTTATAAGCTCAATGGAACAGAGCCTGCAACATGGACTTGACAGGAGTGACTTAAAGATAATGGCACCACTTCAGTACCTGAATAAGGGTGAGATAATAACTATGGGGATAAAGAATAATGCCCCATATGAACTCACATATTCCTGTTATAATGGCAGAGAAAAAGCATGTGGAAGGTGTGATTCCTGTCTACTTAGATTGAGGGGTTTCATGGATGCGGGAGAAATAGATCCGACTCCCTATGAAACATATCCTGACTTTTATATAGATTATTTAAGAAACTTAAAAAAATATAAAAAATAA
- a CDS encoding 6-pyruvoyl trahydropterin synthase family protein, with the protein MMSIYINGWETNMKFSAAHFIPYHDKCKRLHGHDYAIDIRIEGELLNGMVADFVTVKREMRKFLEEIDHKLILPVHGKDMEQKKENGQFIIKYEGKTMSIPEEFVYLCDVDYSSSEELSRFFAREIVSKVKFEKNVKLIEVSVYEGPGQKASWSEKIG; encoded by the coding sequence ATGATGAGTATATATATAAATGGATGGGAAACAAATATGAAGTTTTCGGCTGCACATTTCATTCCATACCATGATAAGTGTAAAAGATTACATGGACATGATTATGCAATCGATATCAGAATAGAAGGAGAATTACTGAATGGTATGGTAGCTGACTTTGTGACCGTGAAGAGAGAGATGAGAAAGTTTCTTGAGGAAATTGATCATAAGCTTATACTTCCCGTGCATGGAAAAGATATGGAACAGAAAAAGGAGAACGGCCAATTCATAATAAAATACGAAGGAAAAACTATGTCAATACCCGAAGAGTTTGTTTATCTGTGCGATGTTGATTACAGCAGCAGCGAGGAATTATCAAGATTTTTTGCAAGGGAAATAGTCAGTAAAGTGAAATTTGAGAAGAATGTTAAATTGATTGAAGTTTCAGTGTATGAAGGACCAGGACAGAAAGCTTCGTGGAGTGAGAAAATTGGATAA
- a CDS encoding SDR family oxidoreductase — MLKGTPFKNKGVIITGGGTGLGQSLCLKFASYGASVYTFGRTESTLEETKQRVNAINGNLEYKAIDIRNFDAVNEFIDETFRKIEIIGLVNNAAGNFISRTEDLSMNAFKSVIDIVLMGSINTSVQVSRRWMERKIRGSVVNILTSYADTGSAFVTPSAAAKGGLRAFTRSVAVEWGPKGIRTNGVAPGPFKTQGAWKNLIPDDSYEKILKEKNPMRRLGTTDDISELVSYLISDYSSFINGEIITIDGGEWIQGAGQFNMLSQIDDNMWDMIRKNRVKKE, encoded by the coding sequence ATGTTGAAAGGTACTCCGTTTAAAAATAAGGGGGTGATTATCACCGGAGGTGGAACCGGTCTTGGGCAGTCTCTTTGCCTGAAGTTTGCCAGTTATGGTGCCAGTGTTTATACTTTTGGCCGAACCGAATCAACCCTTGAGGAAACAAAACAAAGAGTGAATGCAATTAATGGTAATCTTGAATATAAGGCAATTGACATAAGAAACTTTGACGCTGTGAACGAGTTCATTGATGAAACTTTTAGAAAAATAGAGATAATAGGACTTGTAAATAATGCTGCAGGTAATTTTATATCGAGGACGGAAGATCTGTCAATGAATGCCTTCAAATCAGTAATAGACATAGTTTTAATGGGTTCAATTAACACTTCAGTTCAGGTATCGAGAAGATGGATGGAAAGGAAGATCAGGGGAAGTGTTGTGAATATACTAACTTCTTACGCGGATACTGGTTCAGCATTCGTTACTCCTTCGGCCGCAGCAAAGGGTGGTTTGAGAGCATTTACCAGAAGTGTTGCTGTAGAATGGGGTCCAAAGGGCATCAGAACCAATGGGGTAGCGCCTGGTCCTTTCAAGACTCAAGGAGCATGGAAGAATCTGATTCCAGATGATAGCTATGAAAAAATCCTTAAGGAAAAAAATCCTATGCGAAGGCTTGGAACTACTGATGATATTTCAGAACTTGTTTCATATCTTATCAGTGATTATTCTTCGTTTATAAATGGTGAAATTATAACTATAGATGGTGGAGAATGGATACAGGGTGCTGGACAGTTCAACATGCTTTCACAGATAGATGATAATATGTGGGATATGATCCGGAAGAACAGGGTGAAGAAAGAATGA
- a CDS encoding DNA polymerase sliding clamp, whose amino-acid sequence MKLKSSVSNLKEVTDILSSITNEAKLEFDNDGLKVRAIDSARIAMVDLFVPKESFSAYDLEEKVEVSVELDKIRNVLRLASQSDDLLLSISGTKMKFSLGNLTKTISTLDTFVNSPKLPSVDPKNYVVIRKADLDRGLRAATDVRDSIKFTIEDKRFEATSKSDSEEVDLIIDNDNLIEVKAQEKASSSYPLDYLSKIIKAVSFADTLKIAFNNDYPLVMEFNFSGKDGIKTAKFLLAPRIE is encoded by the coding sequence ATGAAATTAAAATCTAGTGTGAGTAACCTGAAAGAAGTAACAGATATACTAAGTTCAATAACCAATGAAGCAAAACTTGAGTTTGATAATGATGGTCTGAAGGTTAGGGCAATAGATAGCGCTAGGATAGCCATGGTTGACCTTTTTGTGCCCAAGGAATCGTTTTCAGCTTATGATCTTGAAGAAAAAGTTGAGGTCTCAGTTGAGCTTGATAAGATAAGAAATGTTCTAAGACTTGCATCCCAATCAGATGATCTTTTATTAAGTATTTCTGGAACTAAAATGAAGTTCTCTCTTGGAAATCTCACAAAAACCATATCTACCCTTGACACATTTGTGAATTCGCCAAAACTGCCAAGTGTGGATCCAAAGAATTATGTTGTTATAAGGAAGGCAGATCTGGATAGGGGATTGAGGGCGGCTACTGATGTGAGGGATTCTATAAAGTTCACCATAGAGGATAAGAGATTTGAAGCCACCTCTAAAAGTGATTCAGAGGAGGTTGACCTTATCATAGATAATGATAATCTGATAGAAGTCAAGGCACAGGAAAAGGCTTCCAGCAGTTATCCGCTTGATTACCTAAGCAAGATAATAAAGGCAGTTAGTTTTGCTGATACGTTGAAAATTGCATTTAACAATGATTATCCCCTTGTGATGGAATTCAACTTTTCAGGTAAGGATGGTATCAAGACAGCTAAATTCTTACTTGCACCGAGAATAGAGTAG
- the gcvPA gene encoding aminomethyl-transferring glycine dehydrogenase subunit GcvPA codes for MDTDNDLLAYLGMNDYEDLFRDIPNNIRSDIKSIGGGRSEMDVMFESERIGSKNAINMKIFLGLGAYERFIPSSIPNIIMRNEFITSYTPYQAEISQGMLHSLFEYQSIISDLSKMDVTNSSMYDGPTGLGEAVRMAHRINGKKTVLIPENIRLSHRQVIKTYITGLDILLKPYPVNEDGTINLDKLIQLIDEDTSAIITYNPSNYGTIDPGVANIKEIKKAAIHIAYYDPVSLAIIKSPGDYDADIAVGEGQQLGISLSYGGPYLGIFSFKEKYVRKSPGRLIGETVDTKGKRAFVMTLQTREQHIRRDKAMSNICTNQALLAIASSAYLSILGKKGLRWVASRSMENVSKTFKKMEKVSYVKVHKWKNPFFTDFIVDAGVKSDTLMANLEKAGFLGGLKANSFLFTMPDKLKNDVFFAATEMRNDSEIDQLITAMEAI; via the coding sequence ATGGACACAGATAACGATTTACTGGCTTATTTGGGAATGAATGATTATGAGGATCTTTTTAGGGATATACCAAATAACATCAGAAGTGATATAAAATCCATTGGCGGTGGCAGGTCAGAGATGGACGTGATGTTTGAATCAGAAAGGATAGGTTCTAAGAATGCAATAAACATGAAAATTTTTCTTGGATTGGGTGCATATGAAAGATTCATTCCATCGTCTATTCCAAATATCATAATGAGAAATGAATTCATTACATCATATACGCCATATCAGGCAGAGATATCCCAGGGCATGCTTCACTCACTCTTTGAGTATCAAAGCATAATATCTGACCTTTCAAAAATGGATGTAACGAACTCATCCATGTATGACGGACCTACGGGGCTTGGCGAGGCCGTGAGAATGGCTCACAGAATAAATGGTAAAAAGACAGTTCTTATACCAGAAAATATAAGATTGTCTCACAGGCAGGTAATAAAAACATATATTACAGGATTAGACATATTACTTAAACCATATCCGGTTAATGAAGATGGTACTATCAATCTTGATAAACTAATTCAACTGATAGACGAGGATACTTCTGCAATCATTACTTACAATCCTTCAAACTATGGGACAATAGATCCAGGTGTGGCCAATATTAAGGAAATCAAGAAGGCTGCTATACATATAGCATATTATGACCCTGTTTCACTGGCAATAATAAAATCCCCCGGAGATTATGATGCTGATATAGCGGTTGGAGAAGGACAGCAACTAGGTATCTCACTAAGCTATGGGGGTCCCTATCTGGGTATTTTCTCATTCAAGGAGAAATATGTAAGAAAATCACCTGGAAGGCTTATAGGGGAAACCGTTGACACAAAAGGAAAAAGGGCATTTGTGATGACACTTCAAACGAGGGAGCAGCATATACGAAGGGACAAGGCGATGAGCAATATTTGTACAAACCAGGCATTACTTGCCATAGCCTCCTCTGCATATCTTTCCATACTCGGAAAAAAAGGATTGAGATGGGTAGCTTCAAGATCCATGGAAAATGTTAGTAAAACGTTCAAAAAAATGGAAAAGGTCAGCTATGTGAAGGTCCACAAATGGAAGAACCCCTTTTTTACCGATTTTATTGTTGATGCAGGTGTAAAATCAGATACACTTATGGCCAATCTCGAAAAGGCTGGGTTTCTAGGGGGATTAAAGGCTAATAGTTTCTTATTTACTATGCCTGACAAATTAAAAAATGATGTATTCTTTGCAGCTACAGAAATGAGGAATGATAGTGAAATTGATCAATTAATAACGGCGATGGAGGCGATCTAA
- the gcvPB gene encoding aminomethyl-transferring glycine dehydrogenase subunit GcvPB, whose translation MTYHQAEYNEKYIKEINSENSFSCEKIELPKLDDSIAQDDLKLPEIAENDVVRHYVRLSQMNYAVDTGFYPLGSCTMKFNPKFADRIANDSRFARVHPLADYEYSQGNLQVMYELREYLKVISGMDAVSLQPLAGAHGEFTSMLIVRKYMEDTGETGRTEIIIPDSAHGTNPASAAMAGFSVVEIPSLETGVINMDALEAALSEKTAAFMITNPNTLGIFETDIKEIADMVHRNGSLLYYDGANLNAILGLTSPGSMGFDMVHFNLHKTFATPHGGGGPGAGPVAVKSFLEKYLPFPRIEKEGDLYILKSDEKDSIGRVAGFQGSFTNLLRAWAYIKYKGSNGLLLNTQRAVLNANYMAKRLEPILNYHHEGLKKHEVIMSTKMVNKRALDIAKYIINKGVHAPTIYFPLIVPEALMIEPTEDASRDDMDEFCNIIQEAVLTPDEELHKMPVNLSIGRADEVKAAKDLKLKW comes from the coding sequence ATGACATATCATCAGGCAGAATACAATGAAAAATATATCAAGGAAATCAACTCAGAAAACAGTTTTTCATGTGAAAAAATTGAATTGCCAAAATTAGACGATTCAATTGCTCAGGATGACCTGAAACTTCCAGAAATAGCTGAAAATGATGTTGTAAGGCATTATGTGAGGCTGTCTCAGATGAACTATGCCGTTGACACAGGATTCTATCCACTCGGCTCCTGTACTATGAAATTCAATCCAAAATTTGCAGACAGAATTGCAAATGACTCAAGATTTGCAAGGGTGCATCCACTGGCTGACTATGAATATTCACAGGGAAATCTGCAGGTAATGTATGAATTGAGGGAATATCTTAAGGTCATTTCAGGCATGGACGCGGTGAGCTTGCAACCCCTGGCTGGAGCACACGGTGAGTTCACATCCATGTTGATTGTGAGAAAATACATGGAAGATACTGGGGAGACCGGCAGAACAGAAATCATAATACCAGATTCAGCGCATGGTACAAACCCAGCTTCTGCGGCAATGGCAGGATTCTCCGTTGTTGAGATACCATCTCTTGAGACTGGTGTTATCAACATGGATGCACTGGAAGCTGCGTTGAGTGAAAAAACAGCAGCATTTATGATAACAAATCCTAACACACTTGGAATCTTTGAAACAGACATCAAGGAGATAGCAGATATGGTGCACAGGAATGGCTCTCTGCTTTATTATGATGGTGCCAACCTGAATGCCATACTGGGATTAACATCACCAGGATCAATGGGCTTTGATATGGTGCATTTTAATCTTCATAAGACATTTGCAACACCACATGGCGGGGGTGGACCCGGGGCTGGTCCAGTTGCCGTCAAATCGTTCCTGGAAAAATATCTTCCATTTCCCAGAATCGAAAAGGAAGGTGATCTTTATATTCTTAAATCTGATGAAAAAGATAGTATAGGTAGAGTCGCCGGTTTTCAGGGTTCATTCACCAATTTACTAAGAGCGTGGGCTTACATAAAATACAAGGGATCAAACGGTCTCCTATTAAATACTCAAAGGGCAGTGCTCAATGCAAACTACATGGCAAAGAGGCTGGAACCAATACTCAATTACCATCACGAGGGGTTGAAGAAACACGAAGTTATAATGTCAACGAAAATGGTAAATAAAAGGGCGCTGGACATTGCAAAATATATTATTAACAAGGGTGTTCATGCTCCGACCATATATTTCCCTTTGATAGTTCCTGAGGCCTTAATGATTGAACCAACAGAGGACGCAAGCAGGGATGATATGGATGAGTTCTGTAACATAATTCAGGAAGCAGTATTAACACCAGACGAAGAACTTCATAAAATGCCTGTTAATCTTTCAATTGGAAGGGCTGATGAAGTAAAGGCGGCAAAGGATTTAAAACTAAAATGGTAG
- a CDS encoding S-methyl-5'-thioadenosine phosphorylase has translation MIGIIGGSGLYNLITIEESKMIDTPFGIPSAEIEIGDFNGKKVAFLPRHGKKHNIPPHMVNYRANIWALHSIGCDEILGINAVGSLKEELKPGDVVIPDQYIDFTKNRKLTFYDGPEVIHISSADPFCPRINKELSSVSKKHGDTHDQGTYVVIEGPRFSTRAESKMFRQFGDIIGMTLVPEINLADELGMCYSLIANVTDYDVWSDKPVEASEVIKILKENEEKTQKIIADFLKIHSEQRTCECKNRLENARL, from the coding sequence GTGATAGGAATAATCGGGGGCAGTGGCCTCTACAATCTTATAACAATTGAAGAAAGCAAAATGATTGACACTCCATTTGGAATACCATCAGCAGAAATAGAAATTGGTGATTTCAATGGAAAGAAAGTTGCTTTCCTTCCAAGACATGGAAAGAAACACAATATACCACCACATATGGTAAATTATAGGGCAAACATATGGGCCCTTCACAGTATAGGTTGTGATGAAATACTGGGGATTAATGCAGTAGGTTCACTGAAGGAGGAATTAAAGCCAGGTGATGTGGTAATTCCAGATCAGTACATAGATTTTACAAAAAATAGAAAATTAACATTCTATGATGGCCCTGAAGTTATTCACATATCATCGGCAGATCCATTTTGCCCAAGGATCAACAAAGAACTGAGTTCAGTGTCCAAAAAGCATGGAGACACACATGATCAGGGAACTTACGTCGTAATAGAAGGCCCAAGGTTCTCTACCAGAGCGGAATCAAAAATGTTTAGGCAATTTGGAGATATAATTGGAATGACTTTAGTGCCAGAGATTAACCTTGCGGATGAGCTCGGCATGTGTTATTCTTTAATTGCAAACGTTACTGACTATGATGTGTGGTCTGACAAACCCGTAGAGGCATCAGAAGTCATCAAGATCCTTAAGGAAAATGAGGAAAAAACACAGAAAATTATTGCAGATTTTCTGAAAATACATTCGGAACAAAGAACATGCGAGTGTAAAAATAGACTAGAAAATGCGAGGTTATAA